A region of Maridesulfovibrio sp. DNA encodes the following proteins:
- a CDS encoding NifB/NifX family molybdenum-iron cluster-binding protein — protein sequence MTTSISHPCFGPTARASVGRVHLPVAPKTYARTRFAPATKLPAAMMPEDAVALLDELIASGKKIKVVGITGPGDPLADFDATYRTLKMVREKYPRMTLCLTTLGLGGEKYAAKLAELKISHITVLVDAVDSATAENIYAWIRPSTKNIPLPEASKLLIEEQSASIKAFKEAGLTVKVNTTIYHENVAQIENIALTMKELGADILGLPFFIPEKDSEFSTVENEAVATARELAAKHIELMDPWPRCGASTELKAPTSNSLPKPSNRRPNVAVASSSGMDIDLHLGHARRILIYGPREDGLACLLEARQAPEPGGGGSRWEKLAEILDDCFVLLCAAAGDNPQKILAANGIRTVISEENVEGTVDVLYGGGKKGKCKK from the coding sequence ATGACCACTTCCATCTCACATCCCTGTTTCGGCCCCACCGCCCGTGCGTCTGTCGGTAGAGTCCATTTACCGGTTGCTCCGAAAACTTATGCCCGCACCCGTTTCGCACCTGCAACCAAACTCCCTGCAGCCATGATGCCCGAAGACGCTGTTGCCTTGCTTGATGAACTGATAGCTTCAGGAAAAAAGATCAAGGTGGTCGGCATTACCGGTCCCGGTGACCCTCTGGCTGACTTTGATGCCACTTACCGGACTCTGAAAATGGTCAGGGAGAAATATCCGCGCATGACCCTCTGTCTGACTACGCTGGGTTTAGGCGGAGAAAAATACGCAGCAAAGCTCGCTGAGCTCAAAATTTCCCACATCACAGTACTGGTGGATGCGGTTGATTCAGCTACCGCCGAAAACATATATGCCTGGATTCGCCCGTCCACCAAGAACATCCCCCTGCCCGAGGCCAGCAAACTGCTCATTGAAGAACAGTCCGCATCAATTAAAGCCTTCAAGGAAGCAGGGCTGACCGTCAAGGTCAACACTACCATTTATCATGAAAACGTAGCCCAGATAGAAAACATAGCCCTGACAATGAAAGAACTCGGAGCCGACATATTGGGGTTGCCTTTTTTCATACCTGAAAAAGACAGCGAATTTTCAACCGTAGAAAACGAGGCTGTGGCGACAGCCCGTGAACTTGCGGCAAAACATATTGAACTCATGGATCCGTGGCCCAGATGCGGGGCGTCCACCGAGCTGAAAGCACCCACATCAAATTCCCTGCCTAAACCGAGTAACCGTCGCCCCAATGTGGCGGTAGCCAGTTCCAGCGGGATGGATATTGACCTGCATCTGGGCCACGCCCGCAGAATACTTATTTACGGTCCGCGCGAAGACGGCCTGGCCTGCCTGCTGGAAGCAAGACAGGCACCGGAACCGGGCGGCGGAGGATCACGCTGGGAAAAACTGGCTGAGATCCTGGATGACTGTTTCGTGCTGCTCTGCGCCGCAGCCGGGGATAATCCCCAAAAAATTCTGGCCGCCAACGGGATCAGAACCGTGATCTCCGAAGAAAACGTTGAAGGCACAGTGGATGTGCTCTACGGCGGCGGTAAAAAAGGCAAATGCAAAAAATAA
- a CDS encoding ferredoxin yields the protein MATPERMIICCQSFRAAGAPKGICHKQTDGFLQYIEEEIIDRGIDALVVATSCLKQCDNGPILVVQPENWWFKGVDSEEAIDEILDGLEDGEPCADYLLD from the coding sequence ATGGCTACCCCTGAAAGAATGATCATCTGTTGTCAGAGTTTCCGCGCTGCCGGCGCACCGAAAGGCATCTGTCACAAGCAGACCGACGGTTTCCTGCAATACATCGAGGAAGAAATTATCGACCGAGGCATTGACGCTCTGGTCGTGGCTACCAGTTGCCTGAAGCAGTGTGATAACGGACCCATCCTCGTGGTTCAGCCTGAAAACTGGTGGTTTAAGGGTGTAGATTCCGAGGAAGCCATTGATGAAATCCTCGACGGCCTGGAAGACGGCGAGCCCTGTGCAGATTATCTGCTGGACTAA
- a CDS encoding GNAT family N-acetyltransferase — MSTTVHIRNANSADLIPMTDLLKSLFSIEKDFTADGSRQMQGLRMLLGNPRARILVAEEQGEVVGMCTGQIVISTAEGGPSILVEDVVVRTDRQGKGIGSMLMEAILGFAEENRATRLQLLADCDNTPALKFYDKIGWDKTSMICLRKANA, encoded by the coding sequence ATGTCGACTACAGTTCATATCCGTAACGCCAACTCCGCTGATCTGATCCCGATGACCGATCTGCTGAAATCACTCTTCTCCATAGAGAAAGACTTTACAGCGGATGGGAGCAGACAGATGCAGGGTTTGAGGATGCTGCTTGGCAACCCCCGTGCTCGCATCCTTGTTGCGGAAGAACAGGGTGAAGTGGTCGGCATGTGCACCGGTCAAATAGTAATCTCAACCGCGGAAGGCGGCCCGTCAATTCTGGTGGAAGACGTCGTTGTCCGCACAGACAGGCAGGGGAAGGGAATCGGATCCATGCTCATGGAAGCTATTCTCGGATTCGCAGAAGAAAACAGAGCAACAAGGCTGCAATTACTTGCAGACTGCGATAACACCCCGGCTCTGAAATTTTACGACAAGATAGGCTGGGATAAAACCAGCATGATCTGCCTTCGTAAGGCAAACGCATAG
- the nifE gene encoding nitrogenase iron-molybdenum cofactor biosynthesis protein NifE codes for MNEYTILDERKDQIHRTGEGALEMACNRESLAGAVSQRACVFCGSRVVLYPIADALHLVHGPIGCAVYTWDIRGALSSGPELHRLSFSTDLQETDVIFGGEKKLEAALDELIDRHSPKAAFVYSTCIVGIIGDDLEAVCKKMSEKKGIPVLPVQSEGFKGSKREGYLAACKAMFKLVGKEDVSDVSPISVNILGDFNLAGEIWIIREYFKKMGVEVVANITGDGRVKDIGRSHGAALNLVQCSGATLDLAKMMKEEYGKPYMRVSYLGIEDMADSLYQVADFFKDVDPNIVKRTEALVRDELSKLMPELARMRKDLEGKKVAMYVGGSFKAFSLLKAFRHLGMKVVMVGSQTGTEEDYAELERISDPGTILVDDANPLELSAFIKEKDVDIFVGGVKERPIAFKMGVGFCDHNHERKEALEGFEGMLNFAREIHSSAMSPVWNFVPRRAKKAGE; via the coding sequence ATGAATGAATACACTATACTAGACGAACGTAAGGACCAGATTCACCGCACGGGCGAGGGAGCACTGGAAATGGCCTGCAACCGGGAATCCCTTGCCGGTGCAGTCAGCCAGAGAGCCTGTGTTTTCTGCGGTTCAAGGGTTGTCCTCTACCCCATAGCCGATGCCCTGCATCTTGTACACGGACCTATCGGCTGTGCTGTTTACACCTGGGACATACGCGGTGCGCTTTCCAGCGGACCGGAACTGCACCGCCTATCCTTTTCCACCGACCTGCAGGAAACCGACGTTATCTTCGGCGGTGAAAAAAAGCTTGAAGCGGCTCTTGATGAACTCATTGACCGCCACAGCCCCAAAGCAGCCTTTGTCTACTCCACCTGCATTGTCGGTATCATCGGTGATGACCTTGAAGCGGTCTGTAAAAAGATGAGCGAGAAAAAAGGTATCCCAGTGCTTCCGGTTCAGTCCGAAGGTTTCAAGGGCAGCAAGCGCGAAGGTTACCTCGCGGCCTGCAAGGCCATGTTTAAGCTGGTAGGTAAAGAAGATGTCTCCGACGTCTCGCCGATTTCAGTAAACATTCTCGGCGACTTCAACCTTGCAGGTGAAATCTGGATTATCCGTGAATATTTCAAAAAGATGGGGGTGGAAGTCGTCGCCAACATCACCGGCGACGGACGTGTGAAGGATATCGGGCGCAGCCACGGCGCGGCCCTTAACCTTGTACAGTGTTCGGGTGCGACATTGGATCTGGCAAAAATGATGAAGGAAGAATACGGCAAGCCCTATATGCGCGTCTCCTACCTCGGCATCGAAGACATGGCCGATTCCCTCTATCAGGTTGCTGATTTCTTCAAGGATGTCGACCCGAACATTGTCAAGCGCACCGAAGCCCTCGTCCGCGACGAACTCTCAAAACTCATGCCCGAACTGGCCCGCATGCGTAAAGATCTCGAAGGCAAGAAAGTCGCCATGTACGTGGGTGGCTCCTTCAAGGCCTTTTCCCTGCTCAAGGCATTCCGCCATCTGGGTATGAAAGTGGTCATGGTAGGTTCCCAGACAGGAACCGAGGAAGATTACGCTGAACTGGAACGCATTTCCGATCCCGGCACCATTCTTGTGGACGATGCCAACCCGCTGGAGCTCTCCGCATTCATCAAGGAAAAGGATGTGGACATCTTCGTTGGAGGGGTCAAGGAACGCCCCATCGCCTTCAAGATGGGAGTGGGATTCTGCGATCACAACCACGAACGCAAGGAAGCACTGGAAGGTTTCGAAGGCATGCTCAACTTTGCCCGCGAAATCCATTCATCAGCCATGAGTCCGGTCTGGAACTTTGTACCGCGCAGAGCGAAGAAAGCAGGAGAATAA
- the nifN gene encoding nitrogenase iron-molybdenum cofactor biosynthesis protein NifN: protein MTTKSKNYTSTTNACKLCTPLGASLAFRGVEGSIPFLHGSQGCATYMRRYIISHFREPVDIASSALGEKHAIYGGGPNLKKGILNVMKKYEPKVVGVATTCLTETIGDDVPMYLKEFFDEFGDLDLPEIVQVSTPSYNGTHMDGWHGAVRSMVEQLCTEKAENDGHVNILPNMVSCEDVRHLFDICEDFGLKATILPDISETLDGPALEDYMKIPVGGTPVEDIKKMSGASATIELGRCVPAKSGGASLEERFGVTNHRIGLPMGLRESDKFFETLESISGTDMPARYERERGRLIDAYVDGHKYVFGKRAVVYGEEDLVTGLCAFLAEIGVDVILAGSGAKKKGMAEAVTAVTEGVGRTIPEIHEGVDFHDIAERAEDLKPDMLIGHSKGYRYAKAWNVPLIRVGFPVHDRFGGQRIPTLGYRGTQHLFDRVVNAMLQKKQADNPVGYGYM, encoded by the coding sequence ATGACTACCAAGAGTAAAAACTACACATCAACAACTAACGCCTGCAAACTTTGCACTCCCCTCGGCGCATCACTGGCCTTTCGCGGTGTGGAAGGATCAATCCCATTCCTGCACGGCTCACAGGGCTGCGCAACTTACATGCGCCGCTACATTATCAGCCATTTCAGGGAGCCTGTGGATATAGCTTCTTCAGCTCTGGGCGAAAAGCACGCAATTTACGGCGGCGGACCGAACCTGAAGAAAGGCATCCTCAACGTAATGAAAAAATACGAGCCGAAAGTCGTCGGAGTGGCAACAACTTGTCTGACAGAAACCATCGGCGATGACGTGCCTATGTACCTGAAAGAATTCTTTGATGAATTCGGCGACCTCGACCTGCCCGAAATAGTTCAGGTTTCCACCCCCAGTTACAACGGAACCCATATGGATGGCTGGCATGGCGCAGTGCGTTCCATGGTTGAGCAGCTCTGTACTGAAAAGGCTGAAAATGACGGACACGTAAACATCCTGCCGAACATGGTTTCCTGCGAAGATGTTCGCCACCTCTTTGATATTTGTGAAGATTTCGGTCTTAAGGCGACCATCCTGCCTGACATTTCGGAAACACTTGATGGCCCGGCATTGGAAGATTATATGAAAATTCCCGTTGGCGGGACTCCGGTTGAAGACATTAAAAAAATGTCCGGTGCATCGGCAACCATCGAACTGGGACGCTGTGTACCCGCAAAAAGCGGCGGAGCCAGCCTTGAAGAAAGGTTCGGAGTAACCAATCACCGCATCGGCCTGCCCATGGGTTTGCGCGAATCGGATAAATTTTTTGAAACCCTTGAATCTATTTCAGGCACAGACATGCCCGCCCGCTATGAACGCGAAAGAGGCAGGCTGATTGATGCCTACGTGGACGGACACAAGTACGTGTTCGGTAAACGGGCTGTCGTTTACGGCGAAGAAGACCTTGTTACCGGACTTTGCGCTTTTCTGGCTGAAATCGGCGTTGATGTCATCCTTGCCGGAAGCGGTGCAAAGAAAAAAGGCATGGCTGAAGCCGTGACCGCCGTAACAGAAGGTGTAGGCCGAACCATCCCCGAAATACATGAAGGTGTGGACTTTCATGACATTGCCGAAAGGGCTGAAGACCTGAAACCGGATATGCTCATCGGTCATTCCAAAGGATACCGCTATGCCAAAGCATGGAACGTCCCGTTGATACGTGTCGGTTTCCCGGTCCATGACCGCTTCGGCGGACAGCGAATCCCCACCCTCGGCTACAGGGGAACGCAGCATCTTTTCGACCGAGTAGTCAATGCCATGCTTCAGAAAAAGCAGGCAGATAACCCGGTCGGCTACGGCTACATGTAA
- a CDS encoding radical SAM protein, whose product MQKDTTKHPCFNKETAGSCGRVHLPVAPKCNIQCNYCNRKYDCVNESRPGVTSSVLKPFQAAEYMDAVLEKEPRITVAGIAGPGDPFANPEETLETMRMLNKKHPHLIFCLSSNGMGILPYLDELKEIGVSHVTITISAVDPAIGAKIYSWVKDGKVVYRGEKGAKVLLERQLAAIKGLKERGITVKVNSIVIPGINDHHIPEVSKVCAKLGADIQNMIPLKPTENTKFAELPEPGHDIIGPLRKEAGKVIEQMTHCRRCRADAVGLLGDDKSIALCGTLKSCSELKPIDVKGPRPYVAVASREGMLINQHLGEAQEFHIWAEDGKDGFKLVEKRPAPKAGCGPQRWADLAATLCDCRAVLAAAMGETPQEKLAENGIEPHVVGGFIEDALQTVYSGGNMNIHKGRRGSIADACCTGTGTKCG is encoded by the coding sequence ATGCAGAAGGATACAACCAAACACCCGTGTTTTAACAAAGAAACCGCAGGCTCCTGTGGACGTGTACATCTCCCGGTAGCCCCCAAGTGCAACATTCAGTGCAACTACTGCAACCGCAAATATGACTGTGTAAATGAATCCCGTCCCGGCGTGACCAGCTCAGTGCTCAAACCTTTTCAGGCTGCAGAATACATGGACGCTGTGCTTGAAAAAGAACCGCGCATCACTGTTGCCGGTATTGCCGGACCCGGCGATCCTTTCGCCAACCCGGAAGAAACCCTGGAAACCATGCGGATGCTCAATAAAAAACACCCGCATTTGATTTTTTGCCTGTCCTCAAACGGCATGGGCATATTGCCTTATCTGGACGAGCTGAAAGAAATCGGTGTTTCGCATGTGACTATTACCATCAGCGCAGTTGACCCGGCTATCGGAGCCAAGATTTATTCATGGGTCAAGGACGGCAAAGTAGTCTATCGCGGAGAAAAGGGCGCAAAGGTTCTTCTTGAGCGCCAGCTCGCAGCAATCAAAGGCCTGAAAGAACGCGGCATCACCGTGAAGGTCAATTCCATTGTCATTCCCGGAATTAATGACCATCACATCCCCGAAGTTTCAAAGGTCTGTGCGAAACTTGGCGCTGACATCCAGAATATGATCCCGCTGAAGCCCACTGAAAATACTAAATTCGCTGAACTGCCCGAACCGGGCCATGACATCATCGGTCCCCTGCGCAAAGAAGCGGGCAAAGTCATTGAACAGATGACCCATTGCCGCCGCTGTCGCGCCGATGCTGTCGGTCTGCTGGGTGATGACAAATCCATAGCTCTGTGCGGAACCCTGAAATCATGCTCTGAATTGAAACCCATTGATGTAAAAGGTCCGCGCCCGTACGTGGCCGTTGCATCTCGCGAAGGGATGCTGATTAATCAGCATCTCGGCGAAGCTCAGGAATTTCATATCTGGGCTGAAGACGGAAAAGACGGTTTTAAACTGGTAGAAAAACGCCCCGCACCCAAAGCAGGATGCGGCCCGCAGCGCTGGGCCGACCTTGCGGCAACACTCTGCGACTGCCGCGCAGTGCTTGCGGCGGCAATGGGTGAAACACCGCAGGAAAAACTGGCTGAAAACGGCATCGAACCACATGTTGTAGGTGGATTTATAGAAGACGCCCTGCAGACGGTTTATAGTGGTGGGAATATGAATATTCATAAAGGACGACGCGGTTCAATCGCTGATGCATGCTGCACCGGAACAGGAACAAAGTGTGGCTAA